TCGCTCTCCGGGATGAGTTGTTCGACTCAGCTCGCGGCGCAACTCACCCAGCTCACGCTGAAGCGAGAGTTCCAGCGGAGCGATTCCAGCATTCTTCAGAATCCTGTTTGCCAGTCGGCGTTCCGCCGGCTCCAACGGATCCGCTGTGAGATCAAGCGGCCGCCCTTTGAGCGCCAGGTTCTCGAATTCCCCGCGCTCGATAGCCTCCGCGATCTTGCGCTCGGCGATGAGCTGCAGAATATCAATTCCCTCGTTCTCCATCAGGGCTTCATCTTACCGCCGGTGAGCGAGTGCAGCCAAGACTTCGTCGCGCAAGCTGGCGACAGTCGGGATCGTTGCCCCGGCCGGGAGAGTCTTCTGGAGTCTTCTGGCGGAGGAGTCGAACCTCTTATCTCCACGTTCCCTCCCTTGAAAATGATCTCCAACGGATGAAAGGTTCCAATGGATCACTCATCATTTGGCCCTTCTCATCCGTTGGCAAACGCATTTTTCACCCCTCGTAGCGTGCCTGAGCACATGGGCGATTCCTCCCCAAATATCCCGGGAGCGCAGGCTTCCTGCCTGCTTATTTTGCCTCCGAGAGAAGGCCCGCTTGAAGGTGCGCTCCTCGTTTTCATCGTTCGCGACGCGCGTGAGGAGGATCCCCCACAAGGAGTCTCAGCCGGAAGGAGCGAAGCGGAGGCACAACTCGTCAAGCAGGACTTTGTTGGCTGCGGGAAAAGGGTAGCGAGATAGTTCATCGGGTCGAACCCAGCGCACGCGCTGGCAGCCAAGAGGTTTTGGCTCGCCTCCCTCATAGGTGCACTCGAAGACATGAAGCGTCACGCGAAGGTGCGAATAGGCATGGCGAATCGTCTTCCATTTCCGCCCCACGCAAACGGTGAGGCCGACTTCCTCTTTGATCTCACGAGCGCAGCAATGGCGCAGGGTTTCTCCC
The nucleotide sequence above comes from Blastocatellia bacterium. Encoded proteins:
- a CDS encoding DUF1992 domain-containing protein translates to MENEGIDILQLIAERKIAEAIERGEFENLALKGRPLDLTADPLEPAERRLANRILKNAGIAPLELSLQRELGELRRELSRTTHPGERQRLAREIRFMVLRLNVMRRCALHGER